In Sulfitobacter sp. LCG007, the sequence CCAGAAGGGTGCGGCAGTCCTCGATGGTGAAGCCAAGCGCACGGGCGCGCCCCAGGAACCGCAGCTTGTGGATGTCCCCGTCGCGGAACGCGCGGTAGCCATTGGCGTCGCGGCCCGGCTTGATGAGGCCGATATCCTCGTAATAGCGTATCGTCTTCGCCGGAACGCCCGATATCCGGGCCACGTCTCCGATGTTCATGCACGTCTCCTATTTGGCTGGCGCGGGCCGTGCAGCCCGCGCTGGCGATGTTTCGGCCGTGTCG encodes:
- the cueR gene encoding Cu(I)-responsive transcriptional regulator; this encodes MNIGDVARISGVPAKTIRYYEDIGLIKPGRDANGYRAFRDGDIHKLRFLGRARALGFTIEDCRTLLALWEDKDRASADVRAVARGHLSRIETKIADLQSMRDTLSTLVENCAGNDRPDCPILRELAEPVES